Proteins encoded by one window of Salmonirosea aquatica:
- a CDS encoding anthranilate synthase component I family protein, which yields MTSPYAIKTRYKKLLADTLTPVSIYLKLRDRFVNTLLLESSDYHGNEDSFSYICCDSVASFVLNKGQVEQQFPDGEKESLTLSYPKEAILVLQRFAQRFTTDQDSPSFPFITNGLFGHITYDSVAYFEDISIQPPSPETAIDQIMYQVYRYVIAINHFKDELYIFEHSYENGSAGEGLEQIEIIIKNRNFPTHTFAATTPETSNVTDDEMRGVIQTCIDHCHRGDVFQIVPSRRFSRNFQGDEFNVYRALRSINPSPYLFYFDYGNYKIFGSSPEKQIFIKGGQAEIHPIAGTFKRTGDDSADAEAAQQLLNDPKETAEHVMLVDLARNDLSRSCDAVKVETYKEVQFFSHVIHLVSKVVGTMKEGTNPLQLVADTFPAGTLSGAPKHNAMTIIDGLETSNRSIYGGAIGFMDFNGDFNHAIAIRTFLSKDNTLFYRAGMGVVAKSNVESELNEINSKLAALRNAIAMAETI from the coding sequence ATGACCTCTCCCTACGCTATCAAAACCCGATACAAAAAACTATTGGCAGATACCCTGACGCCTGTTTCCATTTATCTCAAGCTTCGTGATCGCTTCGTAAATACGCTATTGCTGGAAAGTTCTGATTATCATGGCAATGAGGATTCATTTTCCTACATCTGCTGTGACTCCGTGGCTTCCTTTGTTCTGAATAAAGGTCAGGTAGAGCAACAGTTTCCAGATGGCGAGAAAGAATCCCTTACGCTTTCCTATCCTAAGGAAGCCATTTTGGTTTTACAGCGTTTTGCGCAGCGCTTTACAACGGATCAAGATTCACCCTCGTTCCCGTTCATTACGAATGGCTTGTTTGGGCATATAACCTACGATTCGGTGGCGTATTTTGAAGATATTAGCATTCAGCCTCCTTCGCCGGAAACTGCCATTGACCAAATCATGTATCAGGTATATCGGTACGTAATTGCCATCAATCATTTCAAGGATGAACTTTACATCTTTGAGCATAGCTACGAGAATGGCAGCGCAGGAGAGGGGTTGGAACAGATTGAAATCATCATCAAAAATCGGAACTTCCCTACTCATACATTTGCCGCTACGACTCCCGAGACATCGAATGTAACAGATGACGAAATGCGAGGAGTGATTCAGACTTGCATCGACCACTGCCACCGGGGCGATGTTTTTCAGATCGTCCCTTCCCGGCGATTCAGCCGCAACTTCCAGGGTGATGAATTCAATGTGTACCGGGCGCTGCGCTCCATCAATCCCTCCCCCTACCTTTTTTACTTCGATTATGGTAACTACAAGATTTTTGGTTCTTCACCGGAGAAGCAGATTTTCATAAAAGGTGGACAGGCCGAGATTCATCCCATTGCGGGTACCTTCAAGCGCACCGGCGACGATAGTGCTGATGCCGAAGCAGCCCAACAACTGCTCAATGATCCGAAGGAAACGGCCGAACACGTGATGCTGGTCGACTTGGCCCGCAATGATCTGAGCCGAAGTTGTGATGCCGTGAAAGTAGAAACTTATAAAGAGGTGCAGTTCTTCTCGCATGTAATCCATTTGGTATCCAAAGTGGTAGGTACCATGAAGGAAGGGACCAATCCGCTGCAATTGGTAGCCGACACTTTTCCGGCAGGTACCCTCTCTGGCGCACCCAAGCATAATGCCATGACAATTATAGATGGCCTGGAAACCAGTAATCGAAGCATTTATGGAGGTGCCATTGGTTTTATGGATTTCAACGGAGATTTTAACCATGCCATTGCCATACGTACCTTCCTGAGTAAGGATAATACGTTGTTTTATCGCGCTGGGATGGGTGTGGTCGCTAAATCCAATGTAGAAAGCGAACTGAATGAGATCAACAGTAAACTAGCGGCACTCCGAAATGCCATTGCCATGGCTGAAACAATTTAA
- a CDS encoding tautomerase family protein — MSQIKIYGLRSHLAPIKRQLSDVLHSCVVEAFQYPENKRAHRFFELDPADFYYPEGRTDRYTIIEISLFEGRSISAKKNLYRLLFERFEKELSISPNDLEITLSETPPHYWGIRGKPGDELSLDYSIAV; from the coding sequence ATGTCGCAAATCAAAATATACGGATTAAGATCTCATCTGGCACCTATCAAAAGGCAGCTTTCTGATGTGCTTCATTCCTGTGTTGTGGAAGCTTTTCAGTATCCAGAAAATAAGCGGGCACATCGCTTCTTTGAATTAGACCCCGCGGATTTCTATTACCCCGAAGGTAGAACCGATCGCTATACCATCATCGAAATCTCTCTTTTTGAAGGACGTTCCATTTCCGCTAAGAAGAATCTGTATCGGTTGCTGTTTGAACGTTTTGAAAAAGAGTTGTCTATTTCTCCCAATGATCTGGAAATCACCCTTTCCGAAACGCCTCCGCACTATTGGGGGATCCGGGGCAAGCCAGGCGACGAATTATCCCTGGACTATTCAATTGCTGTATAA
- a CDS encoding anthranilate synthase component II, producing MKILVLDNYDSFTYNLVYILRELHKQVDVFRNDKISLEAVAEYDKILLSPGPGIPSEAGIMQDVVREYAPSKSILGICLGHQGIGEVFGGQLENMSDVLHGISDQNIVTDPSERLFKGLPEAFKVGRYHSWTVIPETVHDSMAITAVDEQGRVMGLAHKQYDVRGLQFHPESVLTEYGKEMLQNWLST from the coding sequence ATGAAAATTCTGGTTCTTGACAATTACGATTCCTTCACCTATAACCTGGTCTATATTCTCCGCGAATTGCACAAACAGGTAGATGTATTCAGAAACGATAAAATCTCGCTGGAAGCGGTAGCGGAGTATGATAAAATTTTGCTTTCACCAGGACCCGGTATTCCCTCCGAAGCGGGCATTATGCAGGATGTTGTACGCGAGTATGCGCCTTCCAAGAGTATTCTGGGCATATGCCTGGGCCATCAGGGGATTGGCGAGGTTTTTGGCGGGCAACTGGAAAACATGTCCGATGTACTACACGGAATCAGCGATCAGAATATCGTAACCGACCCTAGCGAACGTCTCTTCAAAGGGCTTCCTGAGGCATTCAAGGTAGGTCGTTACCATTCCTGGACCGTGATTCCCGAAACAGTTCACGACTCGATGGCCATCACCGCAGTAGACGAGCAGGGTAGGGTGATGGGGCTGGCGCATAAGCAATATGATGTGCGCGGTCTGCAATTTCATCCGGAATCCGTACTGACTGAGTATGGTAAGGAGATGTTGCAGAATTGGTTGAGTACCTAG
- the trpD gene encoding anthranilate phosphoribosyltransferase: MKKILNHLFEYKALTKEQSKEVLMGIAKGDYNTSQIAAFLTIYAMRSITVAELEGFRDAMLELCLAVDLSAYDPMDVCGTGGDGKDTFNISTLSCFVVAGAGQRVAKHGNHGVSSTCGSSTVLEYLGVKFSNDPSYLERAIEQAGVCFLHAPLFHPAMKNVAPVRRELGVKTFFNMLGPMTNPAFPKKQLAGVFSLELARLYAYLYQQTDKQFMVVHALDGYDEVSLTGPFKIITAHAEQVLTPSHLGLDTVRPETLSGGTTVAESAQIFMNVLNDVATSVQKQAVVANAALALYAANPRLNLMEAVAKASESIESKKALAAFQKLVAL, encoded by the coding sequence ATGAAAAAGATTCTCAATCATCTATTTGAATATAAGGCCCTTACCAAAGAACAATCCAAGGAAGTGCTGATGGGCATTGCCAAAGGCGATTACAATACGTCGCAAATCGCCGCCTTTCTCACTATTTATGCTATGCGAAGCATCACAGTGGCCGAGTTGGAAGGCTTTCGGGATGCCATGCTGGAACTATGTTTGGCCGTCGATTTGTCAGCCTACGATCCTATGGATGTTTGTGGTACCGGAGGAGATGGCAAAGATACCTTCAATATCTCTACACTTTCGTGTTTTGTGGTAGCCGGGGCGGGACAGCGCGTGGCCAAACATGGCAATCACGGGGTTTCGTCAACCTGTGGTTCCTCTACGGTACTGGAATATCTGGGTGTAAAATTCAGCAATGACCCCAGTTACCTCGAACGGGCCATCGAACAGGCGGGTGTATGTTTTCTGCATGCCCCTTTATTCCATCCCGCTATGAAGAATGTAGCTCCGGTACGTCGGGAGTTGGGCGTCAAGACTTTTTTCAATATGCTGGGTCCTATGACCAATCCCGCTTTCCCCAAGAAGCAGCTTGCTGGGGTATTCAGCCTTGAATTAGCAAGACTTTATGCGTATCTTTACCAGCAAACCGACAAGCAATTCATGGTGGTTCATGCCCTGGACGGTTACGATGAAGTGTCGCTGACCGGCCCTTTCAAAATTATTACAGCTCACGCCGAGCAAGTTCTGACTCCCTCTCACTTAGGGCTCGATACCGTTCGGCCCGAAACTCTTTCCGGCGGCACTACTGTCGCAGAATCCGCTCAAATTTTCATGAATGTATTGAACGATGTAGCCACATCGGTTCAAAAACAGGCCGTGGTAGCCAACGCGGCACTGGCACTATACGCGGCTAATCCTAGGCTGAATCTTATGGAGGCAGTTGCCAAAGCTAGTGAGTCGATTGAAAGCAAAAAAGCGTTGGCAGCTTTTCAAAAACTGGTTGCCCTATGA